DNA from Candidatus Hydrogenedentota bacterium:
GCGGAAATCGAGCACGCAGCCGGCCAAAACAATAACGTCGCAGTGCTCGATGGCCTCGCGGCGCGTCACTTTGAACAGGTGCCGCGAATCGCGCGGGATGCAACCGCGGCCCATACCGTTCTCATAGGCGGGGATATCGGTTGCTTCCAGAAATGCGTTCAGCGGACCTTGCGCCTGCGACCATTTCGCGCTCGTACCCACCATCATCATGGGCCGTTCCGCCTTTTCCAGAAACCGCAACGCCTGCACCACGCTGTTCCGCTCCGGACACACCACCGGCGGGCTCGTGCGCAGACTCGGAATGGGCACATCCCACCGAGGCTGTCCGATGAGGATATCCATCGGAATTTCCAGGTATGACGGCCCTGGCATGCCGGATATCGCGTGGCGGATGGCCAGTTCAATGTATTCGGGGATTCGCTCCGTCTCGTAGCATGCGCCCGCATATTTCGTGATCGGCTTCACGAGGCTGACGTGCTCCATTTCCTGCAGGCTGCCCTTGCCAAGATTGGCAAACGGGCCTTGCCCCCCGATGACCAGCAACGGCGAGTTCGCGCGCCAGGCATTGGCGATGCCCGTCACCGCGTTGGTGACTCCAGGGCCTGCCGTCACCGCGGCCACGCCAATACTGCCCGGACGCACCCGCGACCAGGCATCCGCGGCGAGGGCGGCAGCCTGCTCATGCCGCACATCGACGACACGGATACCTTCGTCGATGCAGCCGTCGTAAATGGGCATGATATGACCGCCGCTGAGCGTGAAAACGCATTCGACGCCCGCAGCTTTCAATGTTCGCGCCGCCAGTTTGCCGCCATGCTCGGACATATGTGCGCCTCCGGAGCTCTTGGGGGGATTGACCGTGTGTACAGGAACAGCCGTTGTCCTGAGAATCTTCCCATTGTGCCCCGACAGGTTCCTGGACGCATGCGGCGGGCAGGACACGCCCGCCCGGGGCATGGGCATCACGTCCGCGAAGATCTCAAGACTTTCTGATTGACCTGCACGGGCGGGGCGCCCGTGCTACGCGGTTTCCCGCAGCGGATATCCGAGAAAGATCAGAAACGCCCCCATGCCCGCGCAAGCGCATAGCCCCGCCATGAGCTTCAGGCCGAATGGCGTCATGGCGTGGCCGTCGCCGCCGAGGTACGGGACCACCGTAAACGCGATGGTCGCCGTGCCTATCGCGAGCTTCTGAAATATGCCTTGCGCGCCGAAGAAGACCGCTTCCCGGCGCAAGCCGTGCTCGCGGGCGTCGAAGTCCACTACGTCGGCGAGCACGACAAACGGCAAGACCATAAACCCGGCAACAGGCGCGCCCGCGAGCGCGAAGATGAGCGCGGTCTGCAGGAACGGGCTACCCAGTGGAAACAGGCCCACCAAGGGCAGCAGCGCCACGACCGCACTCGTGCCCAGAAACGCCGCTAACATGAGCGGATACTTTCCATACCGTCGCGAAAGCGCGTTGAACACGAAAAAGAACACCAGATTACTGAGCAGATACGGCGCCATCAGCAGTGTCACGTCGGAATCGCGGCCCTCCAGGTACACCCGCACCCACACCGGGGCCAGCGCCAGCAGCCCGCTCAATCCAAACCAGTATACCGAGGTGGACGCCACCACGAAGCGAAAGGGCCGGTTGCGCAGCGTCAACGCAAGCGAACGGCCCAACGGCAAGGATGCCCACTCGGGACCGGCCTTTTGCGGCGCCTCACGGATCGCGGTCATCACGGGCACGAAAAAGAGGCACGCGGCGGCCGCGACGGCCCCGGCCATGACGGTCCAGCCAAACCGGTCGCGCAACACGCCGACGCCAGCGAAGGCGAACGTGCCCAGCATCATGAAAACGGACTGGATGGTCATCAGATCGACGCGCTCGCGGGAACTGACGCTAATCTCGGGAAGAAGTGCAAGGTACGGCGAGCCAATGACGGCGAAAGACGTGAAATAGACCAGCAGCAGCACGGCGGCGTATGCGGCGTTACCCCAGGTGGAGGCACACGGGGGATTGAACAGGAGGAAGAAAGCCGCCGTGTACGGCACGATACCCAGGCGCAGAAAGGGCATCCTCCTCCCCCACCGGTGGCGGCACATATCGCTCGCGTGACCCGCGACGGGATTCGTCACTCCTTCCGCAAGCCTTCCAAGCAGCACCAGCACGCCGAAGATCACGGGTGGAATCAGCGGCGGGCCGTCGCCGGGAACGTAACGCACCAGCAGCCACTGCATGATGACGAGGTCCGGCAGGACAATCGTGAGCCCGCCCATGCCAAAACTGATGCGCTTGTGAAACGGAAGCGCCGGCGCGGTCATATCTTGAACGCTGCCCGCAACGGCAGCGCCTTTTCAACCGTGCCTTCGTACTTGATCAAGCCCTGGATTATGGCCATCTCGATGCGCTTCTTGCCGAGCAACATGGCAGCCCACACCCCCGCGGGAATGTGCAGGGTCAAGTCCGCTTCCGGCGGCCATTCACCCGGGCGCACGTCAATGCGCGCGTCCCGGATATCGATGGCGAACCGTTCGTCGGCCGCGCCTCCCTCCCGCGTCAGGTGCAACGCGATCAGGCACGACCACTCCCCCGCTGCTGCCGCGTCAAACCGGTCCTTGAGCGCAAGGGTCAGGTGGTGCGCCTGCGGCGCGTACTTGGCGAACTTCGCGCCGCGCCGGGACACGCGCTTTGGCCGCACGACGCAGTCGCGCCGTTCGCGCAGGCGCCGCCAATGGCTGTAGAGGAACGGGAGCGGATGCTCCAATTCGTCCAGGTAGACTTCACGCCGTACGCGCGCGGCTTTCATCATCGCCAGCGCGAACCGCAGCACCTCCCGGCCTTCCTCACCCGTCAGCAGCGGTCTTTCGGCGCCCTGAATCGCGTGGACGAAGTTGTGCGTGGCATTCACGAAACCCAAGCCCCAGTCACCGGGCACATCCTCGAAGTGCGTCCAACGCTGGCCGTCGAAGAGGCTCACGGGCGAACGGTCCATCATGTCGCCCGTGCCCCGGTTGATGAAGATCACGCCCTTCGAACCGATGACCTGATATATCTCGTCGTTCGAGTAATACTTGCTGGGGATATGCAGGTCCGGCGCAAACATGAAGTCGATCACGCCGTAGCGCTTGTTGCCGCGACATTTCCACATGGCCGTCGCGGGGCCGTCCACCACGCCGTTCAATGTGTCAATCCAAGCAGCGACGCGCTCGACCTCGCCGAGCAGATGCCAGGCCGTCGCCCACTCGTGGTGGCCATGGTCGAACGTCTCGAGGCCGAACCCCTGCGCCGCGATGCGCACCTGCTGCTCGTACGTGTGCGCCTCGACCTTCCATCCGCCCTTCGGGCTCGCGATGTAGTTGATGCGCATGCCTAAGGGCTCGCCGATGGCCCCGTCGTCGATCAACTTCTTCGCCAGCGCAATCGGCGGATACGTCACGTAGATTTCCGTCACTTTATACAACACGCCCGCCGTCTTGGTCGCCGCGATCATGCGGTCGGCGCTCGCAAGGCTCGTAGTCATGGGTTTCTGACACGCGATATGCTTGCCCGACTGCGCCGCCGCCACAACGACCTGCTCATGCATATCGTATGGGACCAGCACCTCGACGGCGTGGACGTTGGGGTCCGCAAGGAGTTCCCGGTAGTCCGCATACGCCCTTTCCGCGCCCCAGCCGCTCTTGCGCGCCGCGAGCCGGTCCTGATCGTTGTCACATACCGCATAGATGCGCGCTTCGGAATTGTGCTCGTAACCTCGCGCGTGCAGGTCCGCAATCCGGCCGCATCCGACAAGACCCACGTTGATCATGAGAATGGCCCTCCCGAACACGTCTCGCTTCCATTCCTCGAGAACGCATTCTGCACCGGGACAGACCGGCGTTCAAACTCGCGACACGAAAGCGTGTCTGCCGCATATTGACTTCCGTATCGTCACATCGGCGAAAATGGAGCGATACCCTGAAGGCTTAATCGCCCGCCCGGATGGTGAACGTATCAGGAATGCAACCGTCGTGAGGAGACAGACAATGAAACGTGCATGGATCGCCCTCGTGGCTACACCTCTTTTACTGTCCGCAACCATGGCAACCCAAGAAGACGAAGGCTGGGTCGACCTCTTCGATGGGCAAACGCTGGACGGCTGGGAGCAAAAAGGCGGCGCCGCGGAATACAGCGTTGAAGACGGCGCAATTGTTGGGACTTCCGTGCCGAACACCGACAATTCCTTTCTCTACACGAGGCAGCAATACGGCGATTTCGTGCTTGAGTTCGAATTCCTCGGGCATCCCGCACTCAATTCCGGCGTGCAGATACGCAGCGAGAGCCAACCGGATTTCAAGAATGGCCGGGTGCATGGCTACCAATGCGAACTCGAAGACGAAGGCAAAGATCGCAACTGGTTCTGTGGCATCTACGACGAAGGACGGCGCGGCTGGCTGCTCCCCAAGGACAAGGACTCGGAAGAGGCCAGACAGTTCGGCGAGGCGGGCAAGCGGCTCTGGAAGAACGGCGAATGGAACCTTGTGCGCATCGAAGCCCGGGGTGACCACATCCAGACATGGCTGAACGGCGAACTGCGCGCGGACCTCCACGACGACATGACGCTGCGTGGTTTCATTGCGCTCCAGGTCCACGGCGTCGGCGGCAGACAGCAACCCATGAGCGTAAAATGGCGGAATATCCGGCTCAAGACGTTGAGGGAACCGAACCCTTGATTCAAGGACAAGTCCCGTCGTGAAGCCCCCGAATGCAGAAAAGATGAACACCCCTGACCACCGGCAACCGCTGGTTCGATTGGCCTGGTTCGTCGAACAGGGCGAAGAATTGCCGAGACGGGTGACGGCTTGCCCCGTTCAAACTGGCGAACATGATAGAAGGGCTTCAGAGTGTCGCGCCTATGGAAGACCTGCCTGAGCGCGGTCTGCGACAAGGCGACATCGGAACCGTCGTTCTGATGCACACGCTCGGCGGCTACGAGGCATAATTCATCACATGGGACGGCGAGACGCTCGCCGTCTGCGCCCTCCGGAATTCTGAAGTGCGTTCCATCGTCCCGCGAGAAACCGCCCATGCTCGCGCGATGGCATAGCCTGTGGTCGCGCGCGTCCCGTGGTCAGCAGAATTGGCCCAGGTATTTCGCGCCCGCCGCAAAGCCCTCCTCCCGGCCAAAGGTGTTATCCTCGTGCTCGATGCTGAGCACGCCCTTGTAGCCGTTCTGGCGCAGGCAGCCGATGTATTCGCCCCAGTC
Protein-coding regions in this window:
- a CDS encoding Gfo/Idh/MocA family oxidoreductase, which codes for MINVGLVGCGRIADLHARGYEHNSEARIYAVCDNDQDRLAARKSGWGAERAYADYRELLADPNVHAVEVLVPYDMHEQVVVAAAQSGKHIACQKPMTTSLASADRMIAATKTAGVLYKVTEIYVTYPPIALAKKLIDDGAIGEPLGMRINYIASPKGGWKVEAHTYEQQVRIAAQGFGLETFDHGHHEWATAWHLLGEVERVAAWIDTLNGVVDGPATAMWKCRGNKRYGVIDFMFAPDLHIPSKYYSNDEIYQVIGSKGVIFINRGTGDMMDRSPVSLFDGQRWTHFEDVPGDWGLGFVNATHNFVHAIQGAERPLLTGEEGREVLRFALAMMKAARVRREVYLDELEHPLPFLYSHWRRLRERRDCVVRPKRVSRRGAKFAKYAPQAHHLTLALKDRFDAAAAGEWSCLIALHLTREGGAADERFAIDIRDARIDVRPGEWPPEADLTLHIPAGVWAAMLLGKKRIEMAIIQGLIKYEGTVEKALPLRAAFKI
- a CDS encoding DUF1080 domain-containing protein, which translates into the protein MKRAWIALVATPLLLSATMATQEDEGWVDLFDGQTLDGWEQKGGAAEYSVEDGAIVGTSVPNTDNSFLYTRQQYGDFVLEFEFLGHPALNSGVQIRSESQPDFKNGRVHGYQCELEDEGKDRNWFCGIYDEGRRGWLLPKDKDSEEARQFGEAGKRLWKNGEWNLVRIEARGDHIQTWLNGELRADLHDDMTLRGFIALQVHGVGGRQQPMSVKWRNIRLKTLREPNP
- a CDS encoding MFS transporter, which produces MTAPALPFHKRISFGMGGLTIVLPDLVIMQWLLVRYVPGDGPPLIPPVIFGVLVLLGRLAEGVTNPVAGHASDMCRHRWGRRMPFLRLGIVPYTAAFFLLFNPPCASTWGNAAYAAVLLLVYFTSFAVIGSPYLALLPEISVSSRERVDLMTIQSVFMMLGTFAFAGVGVLRDRFGWTVMAGAVAAAACLFFVPVMTAIREAPQKAGPEWASLPLGRSLALTLRNRPFRFVVASTSVYWFGLSGLLALAPVWVRVYLEGRDSDVTLLMAPYLLSNLVFFFVFNALSRRYGKYPLMLAAFLGTSAVVALLPLVGLFPLGSPFLQTALIFALAGAPVAGFMVLPFVVLADVVDFDAREHGLRREAVFFGAQGIFQKLAIGTATIAFTVVPYLGGDGHAMTPFGLKLMAGLCACAGMGAFLIFLGYPLRETA